From Microlunatus capsulatus, a single genomic window includes:
- a CDS encoding response regulator transcription factor — MISVFVVDDQELVRAGFAMVLDSQPDLQVVGQAGDGEDALAQLRGLPCDVVLMDVRMPRLDGVATTGRLLARPGPVPRVLMLTTFDLDEYAYRALRAGASGFLLKDCPPADLLAAVRSVALGETVLAPSTTRRLVERYGRTTTRDPDAVAVVASLSPREREILTAIARGRTNPEIAAELYLAEATVKTHVGRILARAGRRDRVALVILAYASGLVGGPAEDGA, encoded by the coding sequence GTGATCTCGGTGTTCGTCGTCGACGACCAGGAGCTGGTGCGCGCGGGCTTCGCCATGGTCCTCGACTCCCAGCCCGACCTGCAGGTCGTCGGCCAGGCGGGCGACGGCGAGGACGCCCTGGCCCAGCTGCGCGGGCTCCCCTGCGACGTCGTGCTGATGGACGTCCGGATGCCCCGGCTGGACGGGGTGGCGACGACGGGGCGGCTGCTGGCCCGGCCCGGTCCGGTGCCGCGGGTGCTGATGCTCACCACCTTCGACCTGGACGAGTACGCCTACCGGGCGCTCCGGGCCGGGGCGTCGGGCTTCCTGCTCAAGGACTGCCCGCCGGCCGACCTGCTGGCCGCGGTGCGCAGCGTCGCACTGGGTGAGACGGTGCTCGCGCCCAGCACCACGCGCCGGCTGGTCGAGCGCTACGGCCGCACCACCACCCGCGACCCCGACGCCGTCGCCGTGGTCGCGTCGCTGAGCCCGCGCGAGCGCGAGATCCTCACCGCCATCGCCCGCGGCCGCACCAACCCCGAGATCGCCGCCGAGCTGTACCTCGCCGAGGCCACGGTGAAGACCCACGTCGGCCGGATCCTGGCCCGGGCCGGCCGCCGCGACCGGGTCGCGCTGGTGATCCTGGCCTACGCCAGCGGGCTGGTCGGCGGTCCCGCCGAGGACGGGGCGTGA
- a CDS encoding HoxN/HupN/NixA family nickel/cobalt transporter encodes MSRTTAAEPSVRHRHPLLSAEGRAAQPFGRRVRAAFVTIAVLHVVGLGLLGYGVASGAVGAVTVGAAAFAYFRGLVHSFDFDHISMIDNSTRKFVAEGRDPASVGLAFSLGHSSVVVATGVLVISGAGFVQVALDESSGAARVLGIVGLSVSGVYLLLVAVANLATFGQALRLRRALRADPGLVLPPGALTPRGPAARVMTAPLRRVRHPRHVYVVGLLFSLGFDTSSQIGLLMVTAGAALAGAPAASLLCLPFLFTAAMTLGDTSNGLMMLRLYRSADEDPARKIDYNLLITGVSIGSGLLVGSIAVATLLADVLGWRTALVDALAATDTTYAGFWLAGFFALVGVSALLLWRRSRAGRTV; translated from the coding sequence ATGAGCCGCACCACCGCAGCGGAGCCGTCGGTCCGGCACCGGCACCCCCTGCTCAGCGCCGAGGGCCGGGCCGCGCAGCCGTTCGGCCGCCGGGTCCGGGCCGCCTTCGTCACCATCGCGGTGCTGCACGTCGTCGGGCTCGGGCTGCTCGGCTACGGCGTCGCCTCGGGCGCGGTCGGGGCGGTCACGGTCGGGGCGGCCGCCTTCGCCTACTTCCGCGGGCTGGTGCACTCCTTCGACTTCGACCACATCTCGATGATCGACAACTCCACGCGCAAGTTCGTGGCCGAGGGGCGCGACCCCGCGTCGGTCGGGCTGGCCTTCTCCCTGGGCCACTCCTCGGTGGTGGTCGCCACCGGGGTGCTCGTCATCAGCGGCGCCGGCTTCGTCCAGGTGGCCCTCGACGAGAGCAGCGGGGCCGCCCGGGTGCTCGGCATCGTCGGGCTCAGCGTCTCGGGGGTCTACCTGCTGCTGGTCGCGGTGGCCAACCTGGCCACCTTCGGCCAGGCGCTGCGGCTGCGGCGCGCGCTGCGGGCCGACCCGGGCCTGGTGCTCCCCCCGGGGGCGCTCACCCCGCGCGGCCCGGCGGCCCGGGTGATGACGGCGCCGCTGCGGCGGGTGCGGCACCCTCGGCACGTCTACGTCGTCGGCCTGCTGTTCTCCCTCGGCTTCGACACCTCCAGCCAGATCGGGCTGCTGATGGTCACCGCGGGCGCTGCGCTGGCCGGGGCGCCGGCGGCCTCGCTGCTCTGCCTGCCCTTCCTGTTCACGGCGGCCATGACGCTGGGCGACACCTCCAACGGGCTGATGATGCTGCGGCTCTACCGCAGCGCCGACGAGGACCCGGCCCGCAAGATCGACTACAACCTGCTGATCACCGGCGTGAGCATCGGCAGCGGGCTGCTCGTCGGGTCGATCGCCGTGGCGACGCTGCTGGCCGACGTGCTCGGCTGGCGCACCGCGCTGGTGGACGCCCTCGCCGCGACCGACACCACCTACGCCGGGTTCTGGCTGGCCGGGTTCTTCGCCCTGGTCGGGGTCAGCGCGCTGCTGCTCTGGCGGCGCTCCCGCGCGGGCCGGACCGTCTGA
- a CDS encoding molybdopterin-dependent oxidoreductase has protein sequence MGLLLLGALASGLLLFAAGTPAPATAARIAHGTTGLGVLVLAPWKTVVVLRAARVHAASLALVGLLAVCLASGVVQVLGGYGRVLGVSPVQVHVGSAVGLVLLGAVHVVRHRPLRLSRRDASRRRLLVSGAFGLAAATTWGVAELVDRRLSRGAATRLATGSHRLDPADVPATTWLFDRVPVLDPRAHRVRVDGTDVDLAALVVRGGPVPARLDCTSGWYADATWTGVPLAALLDPDRRAAARSVVVTSVTGYRRRFPAEEADRLWLATAVEGRPLTPGTGAPVRLVAPGRRGFWWVKWVASVELDDRPAAAQPPFPLQ, from the coding sequence TTGGGCCTGCTGCTCCTCGGCGCCCTGGCCAGCGGGCTGCTGCTGTTCGCCGCGGGCACCCCGGCGCCCGCCACCGCGGCCCGGATCGCGCACGGGACCACGGGTCTGGGTGTGCTGGTGCTCGCCCCCTGGAAGACGGTCGTCGTGCTCCGTGCCGCCCGCGTGCACGCCGCCAGCCTCGCGCTGGTCGGCCTGCTGGCCGTGTGCCTGGCGTCCGGGGTGGTGCAGGTCCTCGGCGGCTACGGGCGGGTGCTCGGCGTCAGCCCGGTCCAGGTGCACGTCGGCTCGGCGGTGGGTCTGGTGCTGCTCGGCGCGGTGCACGTGGTCCGGCACCGGCCGCTGCGGCTGAGCCGGCGCGACGCGTCCCGGCGCCGCCTGCTGGTGTCCGGCGCCTTCGGCCTGGCCGCCGCCACGACCTGGGGTGTCGCCGAGCTCGTCGACCGCCGGCTCAGCCGGGGCGCGGCCACCCGGCTGGCGACCGGGTCGCACCGGCTGGACCCGGCCGACGTCCCGGCCACGACCTGGCTCTTCGACCGGGTCCCGGTCCTCGACCCCCGCGCGCACCGGGTGCGCGTCGACGGGACCGACGTCGACCTCGCCGCCCTGGTGGTCCGCGGCGGGCCGGTGCCGGCCCGGCTGGACTGCACGAGCGGCTGGTACGCCGACGCCACCTGGACCGGCGTGCCGCTGGCCGCCCTGCTGGACCCGGACCGGCGGGCGGCCGCCCGCAGCGTCGTGGTGACCAGCGTGACCGGCTACCGGCGCCGCTTCCCGGCCGAGGAGGCCGACCGGCTCTGGCTGGCCACCGCGGTCGAGGGCCGGCCGCTGACGCCCGGCACCGGGGCCCCGGTCCGGCTCGTCGCCCCGGGCCGGCGAGGGTTCTGGTGGGTCAAGTGGGTGGCCTCGGTCGAGCTCGACGACCGGCCCGCCGCCGCGCAGCCGCCGTTCCCGCTCCAGTAG
- a CDS encoding PrsW family intramembrane metalloprotease, protein MTGQPFPAGAPVPVRPAGPPPELLRRRSSVLTRVTMAVLGVGALLIAVLVVVFGGPVAAVVTTLLAAVSFPLLIWVCFWLDRYEPEPGRYRLAALGWGAVVAVVISFVGEQLLFQLPGTDSFVDTAVIAPLVEEAGKGLFLLAVVLLRRQQVHGVLDGLVYAALVGIGFAFVEDVLYYLSALVQSGGIGLTVTFILRGVISPFAHPLFTAATGLGVGLAVSTRRPVLRWLAPALGFVVAVVLHGVWNGSTYYGSDGFSTAYGAIMLPALVVVLAVALWARVREGRMLTAALVQTTSLGWTRPEEIRWVARLADRVSSRGYARQHGGPPAAAAMRAFQQTLTEIAFLHLRALAGTAPPDVNQRMLGLLQHAQALRPWVILPPTAGRPPLRWPPTALPPGTLPPPAPGGPTAGPPPGSPAAPPPAAPPSAYGPPPPGGWPGVR, encoded by the coding sequence TTGACCGGCCAGCCGTTCCCGGCCGGCGCCCCGGTGCCGGTGCGCCCGGCGGGCCCCCCGCCCGAGCTGCTCCGGCGGCGCAGCTCGGTGCTGACCCGGGTGACGATGGCCGTGCTGGGCGTCGGCGCGCTGCTGATCGCCGTCCTCGTCGTGGTGTTCGGCGGCCCCGTCGCCGCGGTGGTGACCACCCTGCTGGCGGCGGTGTCGTTCCCGCTGCTGATCTGGGTCTGCTTCTGGCTGGACCGCTACGAGCCCGAGCCGGGCCGCTACCGGCTGGCCGCCCTGGGCTGGGGCGCGGTGGTCGCGGTCGTGATCAGCTTCGTCGGCGAGCAGCTGCTGTTCCAGCTCCCCGGCACCGACTCCTTCGTCGACACCGCCGTCATCGCACCGCTCGTGGAGGAGGCCGGCAAGGGGCTGTTCCTGCTCGCCGTCGTCCTGCTGCGCCGCCAGCAGGTGCACGGCGTCCTCGACGGGCTGGTCTACGCCGCCCTGGTGGGCATCGGCTTCGCCTTCGTCGAGGACGTCCTCTACTACCTGTCCGCGCTGGTGCAGTCCGGCGGCATCGGCCTGACCGTCACCTTCATCCTGCGCGGGGTGATCAGCCCCTTCGCCCACCCGCTGTTCACCGCCGCGACCGGGCTCGGCGTCGGCCTCGCCGTCAGCACCCGGCGCCCGGTGCTGCGCTGGCTGGCCCCGGCGCTCGGCTTCGTGGTCGCCGTCGTGCTGCACGGGGTCTGGAACGGCAGCACCTACTACGGCAGCGACGGCTTCTCCACCGCCTACGGGGCGATCATGCTCCCAGCGCTGGTGGTGGTCCTGGCCGTGGCCCTGTGGGCCCGGGTCCGCGAGGGGCGGATGCTGACCGCCGCCCTGGTGCAGACGACGTCGCTGGGCTGGACCCGACCCGAGGAGATCCGGTGGGTGGCCCGGCTCGCCGACCGCGTCTCGTCCCGCGGCTACGCCCGGCAGCACGGCGGCCCGCCGGCCGCGGCGGCGATGCGGGCGTTCCAGCAGACGCTCACCGAGATCGCCTTCCTGCACCTGCGGGCGCTCGCCGGCACCGCGCCGCCCGACGTCAACCAGCGGATGCTCGGGCTGCTGCAGCACGCGCAGGCCCTGCGCCCGTGGGTGATCCTGCCGCCCACGGCCGGCCGGCCGCCGCTGCGGTGGCCGCCGACGGCGCTGCCGCCGGGAACCCTCCCGCCCCCCGCGCCCGGCGGGCCGACGGCCGGCCCCCCACCCGGGTCCCCGGCCGCGCCACCTCCCGCCGCTCCCCCGTCGGCGTACGGGCCGCCGCCCCCCGGCGGCTGGCCGGGCGTCCGCTGA
- a CDS encoding sensor histidine kinase produces MPDRVSSTAPTGAGDTAVPALPRSAQLSDLALAVLLTGLSAVLLKVLSAGLDPADWVFVPLVVLPLALRRSRPRLAAALVVGATLVQAALAVPIGFHDAAVLLALGTLGGWTDRRTGLLGLAAGLLLVAVGAARGFWGYLDRRLGGADLTAVPALSTAGAAVLVVAAWAFGEQARRAREGDMAVRQRADQLERERSQLAELSAAAERTRIAREMHDVVAHGLTVMVVQADGAAYTLPPDADTARTALAQIATTGRTALQEMRQLLGLLRAEDAGSAPAAPAPGLQRLDALVAEARAAGADVTLATDGDLSTLSDLTSLTAYRVVQESLTNARRHGGHVVAVTLRRTDEELLVSVEDSGRNPADPATGAPAAPSPGVGLTGLRERVTATGGRTRVGPLPGGGFAVTAWMPVSAGGAPDSRDGVAR; encoded by the coding sequence GTGCCCGATCGCGTGTCGTCGACCGCCCCGACCGGGGCCGGGGACACCGCGGTGCCCGCGCTCCCCCGGTCGGCGCAGCTGTCCGACCTGGCCCTGGCGGTGCTGCTGACGGGTCTGTCCGCCGTGCTGCTCAAGGTGCTCTCGGCCGGCCTGGACCCGGCGGACTGGGTCTTCGTGCCCCTCGTCGTGCTGCCGCTCGCGCTCCGCCGCTCGCGGCCCCGGCTGGCCGCCGCCCTCGTCGTCGGCGCCACCCTGGTGCAGGCCGCGCTCGCGGTGCCCATCGGCTTCCACGACGCCGCCGTGCTGCTGGCGCTGGGCACGCTCGGCGGCTGGACCGACCGCCGCACCGGCCTGCTGGGGCTCGCCGCGGGCCTGCTGCTGGTCGCGGTCGGCGCCGCGCGCGGCTTCTGGGGCTACCTCGACCGGCGGCTGGGCGGGGCCGACCTCACCGCGGTGCCGGCCCTCAGCACCGCCGGCGCGGCCGTGCTCGTGGTCGCCGCCTGGGCCTTCGGCGAGCAGGCCCGACGCGCGCGCGAGGGCGACATGGCCGTCCGCCAGCGGGCCGACCAGCTGGAGCGCGAGCGCAGCCAGCTCGCCGAGCTCAGCGCCGCCGCCGAGCGCACCCGGATCGCGCGCGAGATGCACGACGTGGTGGCCCACGGCCTCACCGTGATGGTGGTCCAGGCGGACGGCGCCGCCTACACCCTGCCGCCGGACGCCGACACCGCGCGGACCGCGCTGGCCCAGATCGCGACCACGGGCCGGACGGCCCTGCAGGAGATGCGCCAGCTGCTGGGCCTGCTCCGGGCCGAGGACGCCGGCAGCGCCCCCGCGGCGCCCGCCCCCGGCCTGCAGCGGCTCGACGCCCTCGTGGCCGAGGCACGGGCCGCGGGCGCCGACGTCACCCTCGCAACCGACGGCGACCTCAGCACCCTCTCCGACCTCACCTCCCTGACCGCCTACCGGGTGGTCCAGGAGAGCTTGACCAACGCGCGGCGGCACGGCGGCCACGTCGTCGCCGTCACCCTGCGCCGCACCGACGAGGAGCTGCTCGTGAGCGTCGAGGACTCCGGCCGGAACCCGGCCGACCCCGCGACGGGCGCCCCCGCCGCGCCGTCGCCCGGCGTCGGGCTCACCGGGCTGCGCGAGCGGGTCACCGCGACCGGCGGACGCACGCGGGTGGGCCCCCTGCCCGGCGGCGGCTTCGCGGTGACGGCGTGGATGCCGGTCAGCGCCGGCGGCGCACCGGACTCCCGGGACGGGGTGGCCCGGTGA
- a CDS encoding vitamin B12-dependent ribonucleotide reductase, translating into MTDIARPANGRPDAKRPSRGKNAGLTIDRVFTTEGVHPYDDVVWERRDVVQTNWKTGETVFEQKAVEFPDFWSVNASTIVTTKYFRGALGSPQREQGLRQLIDRVVHTYRRAGEENGYFATPADAEVFEHEITWMLLHQHFSFNSPVWFNVGTQSPQQVSACFILSVDDSMDSILNWYREEGFIFKGGSGAGLNLSRIRSSKELLSSGGTASGPVSFMRGADASAGTIKSGGATRRAAKMVVLDVDHPDIEEFIETKASEENKIRALRDAGFDMDLGGKDITSVQYQNANNSVRVNDEFMRAVEDGKPFGLRARSDGSVIETVDARELWGKIAQAAWACADPGIQYDDTINDWHTTPESGRITASNPCSEYMSLDNSSCNLASLNLLKFLTDDDQFDAEKFEQAVELIITAMDISICFADFPTEAIGQTTRDYRQLGIGYANLGALLMATGHGYDSDGGRAFAAAVTSLMTGTSYRRSAELAAIVGPYAGYAQNATAHKRVMRKHQAANDSLRTVGSLDTHVQQRATRAWEAVIKLGESNGYRNAQASVLAPTGTIGFMMDCDTTGIEPDFSLVKFKKLVGGGSMQIVNQTIPRALRRMGYATETVEAIVEFIAEHGHVIDAPGLKLEHYEVFDTAMGARAIKPMGHVRMMAAAQPFLSGAISKTVNLPETASVEDIAEVYLQGWKYGLKALAVYRDNCKVGQPLSDGGKKADAAKPDETAPAAEPTVVEKIVYRPTRNRLPKSRPSRTTSFSVGGAEGYMTSGSYPDDGLGEVFLKLGKQGSTLAGVMDAFSIAVSIGLQYGVPLETFVQKFTNLKFEPAGLTDDSDIRMAQSIMDYIFRRLALDYLSFDERAELGIYTATERARQVETGSYLPEEDVTEAESLKNDAGDDVDTSLLDEPEVAAARPAPSTARTTSELFESLTGTSVDAPLCLTCGTKMRPSGSCYVCEGCGSTSGCS; encoded by the coding sequence ATGACCGACATCGCTCGTCCGGCGAACGGACGCCCGGACGCGAAGCGGCCGAGCCGCGGCAAGAACGCCGGCCTGACCATCGACCGCGTCTTCACCACCGAGGGCGTCCACCCGTACGACGACGTCGTCTGGGAGCGCCGTGACGTCGTCCAGACCAACTGGAAGACCGGCGAGACCGTCTTCGAGCAGAAGGCCGTGGAGTTCCCCGACTTCTGGAGCGTCAACGCCTCCACGATCGTCACCACCAAGTACTTCCGCGGCGCCCTCGGCTCCCCGCAGCGCGAGCAGGGCCTGCGCCAGCTCATCGACCGCGTGGTGCACACCTACCGCCGGGCCGGCGAGGAGAACGGCTACTTCGCCACGCCCGCCGACGCCGAGGTGTTCGAGCACGAGATCACCTGGATGCTGCTGCACCAGCACTTCTCGTTCAACTCGCCCGTCTGGTTCAACGTCGGCACCCAGTCGCCGCAGCAGGTCAGCGCCTGCTTCATCCTCAGCGTCGACGACTCGATGGACTCGATCCTCAACTGGTACCGCGAGGAGGGCTTCATCTTCAAGGGCGGCTCCGGCGCCGGCCTCAACCTCTCCCGCATCCGCTCGTCGAAGGAGCTGCTGAGCTCGGGCGGCACCGCCTCGGGCCCGGTCTCCTTCATGCGCGGCGCGGACGCCAGCGCGGGCACCATCAAGTCCGGCGGCGCCACCCGCCGCGCGGCCAAGATGGTCGTCCTCGACGTCGACCACCCCGACATCGAGGAGTTCATCGAGACCAAGGCGAGCGAGGAGAACAAGATCCGCGCGCTGCGCGACGCCGGGTTCGACATGGACCTCGGCGGCAAGGACATCACCTCGGTCCAGTACCAGAACGCCAACAACTCGGTCCGGGTCAACGACGAGTTCATGCGCGCCGTCGAGGACGGCAAGCCCTTCGGCCTGCGCGCCCGCAGCGACGGCAGCGTCATCGAGACCGTCGACGCCCGCGAGCTCTGGGGCAAGATCGCCCAGGCCGCGTGGGCCTGCGCCGACCCGGGCATCCAGTACGACGACACGATCAACGACTGGCACACCACCCCGGAGTCGGGCCGGATCACCGCGTCCAACCCCTGCTCGGAGTACATGAGCCTGGACAACTCCTCCTGCAACCTGGCCAGCCTCAACCTGCTCAAGTTCCTCACCGACGACGACCAGTTCGACGCCGAGAAGTTCGAGCAGGCCGTCGAGCTGATCATCACCGCGATGGACATCTCCATCTGCTTCGCCGACTTCCCCACCGAGGCGATCGGCCAGACCACGCGCGACTACCGCCAGCTGGGCATCGGCTACGCCAACCTCGGCGCGCTGCTGATGGCCACCGGCCACGGCTACGACTCCGACGGCGGCCGCGCCTTCGCCGCCGCGGTCACCTCGCTGATGACTGGCACCTCCTACCGCCGCTCGGCGGAGCTGGCCGCCATCGTCGGCCCGTACGCCGGCTACGCGCAGAACGCCACGGCCCACAAGCGCGTCATGCGCAAGCACCAGGCGGCGAACGACTCGCTGCGCACCGTCGGCTCGCTGGACACCCACGTCCAGCAGCGCGCGACCCGCGCGTGGGAGGCCGTCATCAAGCTGGGCGAGTCCAACGGCTACCGCAACGCCCAGGCCTCGGTGCTGGCCCCGACCGGCACCATCGGCTTCATGATGGACTGCGACACCACCGGCATCGAGCCGGACTTCTCGCTGGTCAAGTTCAAGAAGCTCGTCGGCGGCGGCTCGATGCAGATCGTCAACCAGACGATCCCGCGGGCGCTGCGCCGGATGGGCTACGCGACCGAGACCGTCGAGGCCATCGTCGAGTTCATCGCCGAGCACGGCCACGTCATCGACGCGCCGGGCCTGAAGCTGGAGCACTACGAGGTCTTCGACACCGCGATGGGCGCCCGGGCGATCAAGCCCATGGGCCACGTCCGGATGATGGCGGCCGCGCAGCCGTTCCTCTCCGGCGCCATCTCCAAGACGGTCAACCTGCCCGAGACCGCGTCGGTGGAGGACATCGCCGAGGTCTACCTGCAGGGCTGGAAGTACGGCCTCAAGGCGCTCGCGGTCTACCGCGACAACTGCAAGGTCGGCCAGCCGCTGAGCGACGGCGGCAAGAAGGCCGACGCCGCGAAGCCCGACGAGACGGCCCCGGCCGCCGAGCCGACCGTGGTCGAGAAGATCGTCTACCGGCCCACCCGCAACCGGCTGCCGAAGTCCCGCCCGAGCCGCACCACCTCGTTCTCGGTGGGCGGGGCCGAGGGGTACATGACCTCGGGGTCCTACCCCGACGACGGCCTGGGCGAGGTCTTCCTCAAGCTCGGCAAGCAGGGCTCGACCCTGGCCGGGGTGATGGACGCCTTCTCGATCGCGGTGTCCATCGGCCTGCAGTACGGCGTGCCGCTGGAGACCTTCGTGCAGAAGTTCACCAACCTGAAGTTCGAGCCGGCCGGTCTGACCGACGACTCCGACATCCGGATGGCTCAGTCGATCATGGACTACATCTTCCGGCGGCTGGCGCTGGACTACCTGTCCTTCGACGAGCGGGCCGAGCTGGGCATCTACACCGCCACCGAGCGGGCCCGTCAGGTCGAGACCGGCTCCTACCTGCCGGAGGAGGACGTCACCGAGGCCGAGTCGCTCAAGAACGACGCGGGCGACGACGTCGACACCAGCCTGCTCGACGAGCCGGAGGTGGCCGCGGCCCGTCCGGCGCCGTCCACGGCCCGGACGACGTCGGAGCTGTTCGAGTCGCTCACCGGGACCAGCGTCGACGCGCCGCTGTGCCTCACCTGCGGCACGAAGATGCGGCCGAGCGGGTCCTGCTACGTCTGCGAGGGCTGCGGCTCGACCAGCGGCTGCAGCTGA
- a CDS encoding T3SS (YopN, CesT) and YbjN peptide-binding chaperone 1 encodes MDDFDLDRSTEQAWTDFQARLAEVVSVMDDSADLTIGVESVSEEPAPFLRFSAEHRDRIRCEAAGNATLGPAFRLSGEQTAALTGLGWQAPGDTGPRPTPNFWVEEEQERSERVAALAVAALRDVYGVQHPVFLAPDQLGEVLRGPAPDPAPAVGRAQQLDALVDRELTRMYGHPPMRDADGDVAIRVGSTMLFLRTSPDGQEVVVFAAVVHDVAGRSRAAEVLNDLNVEARWVKFQLVRDRVFVTFSVLARPFVPEHLQHAVTILSEVADGIDEELATKLNGRTTFSETDGPG; translated from the coding sequence GTGGACGACTTCGACCTGGACCGGAGCACGGAGCAGGCCTGGACCGACTTCCAGGCACGGCTCGCGGAGGTGGTGTCGGTGATGGACGACTCCGCCGACCTCACCATCGGCGTGGAGTCGGTGAGCGAGGAGCCGGCGCCCTTCCTGCGCTTCAGCGCCGAGCACCGCGACCGGATCCGCTGCGAGGCGGCCGGCAACGCGACGCTGGGCCCGGCGTTCCGGCTCAGCGGGGAGCAGACGGCGGCGCTCACCGGCCTGGGCTGGCAGGCGCCCGGCGACACCGGTCCGCGGCCCACGCCGAACTTCTGGGTGGAGGAGGAGCAGGAGCGCAGCGAGCGCGTCGCCGCGCTCGCGGTGGCGGCCCTGCGCGACGTCTACGGCGTCCAGCACCCCGTCTTCCTCGCCCCCGACCAGCTGGGTGAGGTGCTCCGCGGCCCGGCCCCGGACCCGGCGCCCGCCGTCGGCCGGGCCCAGCAGCTCGACGCCCTCGTCGACCGCGAGCTCACCCGGATGTACGGCCACCCGCCGATGCGCGACGCCGACGGCGACGTCGCCATCCGCGTCGGGTCGACGATGCTGTTCCTGCGCACCTCTCCCGACGGCCAGGAGGTCGTCGTCTTCGCGGCCGTCGTGCACGACGTCGCCGGCCGCTCGCGGGCCGCCGAGGTGCTCAACGACCTCAACGTCGAGGCCCGCTGGGTGAAGTTCCAGCTGGTCCGCGACCGGGTCTTCGTCACCTTCTCGGTGCTCGCCCGGCCCTTCGTGCCCGAGCACCTGCAGCACGCCGTCACCATCCTGTCCGAGGTCGCCGACGGCATCGACGAGGAGCTGGCGACCAAGCTGAACGGGCGGACGACCTTCAGCGAGACCGACGGACCGGGCTGA
- a CDS encoding FAD-binding oxidoreductase, which produces MTATDAVHADLTGFTGPVVGRGEPGYDAARSVYNAMVDRSPLLVARPQSAADVALAVGVARRDGLLLAVRGGGHNGGGLGTCDDGIVLDLGDLSGLRVDADARTATVGGGCTWGQVDAATGAHGLAVPSGIISTTGVGGLTLGGGLGHLTRAFGLTIDSLLGADVVLADGREVRASADSEPDLFWALRGGGGNFGVVTSFTFALHDVSRFVGGPTFWSVEQSEEVLRAYREFLPSAPRALNGFFAYTQVPPASPFPEELHLRPVCGVVWAHVGTEEEARAAMAPFLDSLPEPLLHGVAPVPHAGLQAAFDGIYPRGQQWYWRADFVREIPDEAVALHHAFGSRLPTAQSTMHLYPVDGAAHDVDPADTAWAYRDATWGSVFAGVGPVPADAPAVRRWSVDYFEALHPYSAGGAYVNMMMDEGAERVRASYGGNYARLAAVKAHYDPDNVFRVNQNIPPAA; this is translated from the coding sequence ATGACCGCGACCGATGCCGTCCACGCCGACCTGACCGGGTTCACCGGACCGGTGGTGGGCCGAGGAGAGCCGGGCTACGACGCCGCCAGGAGCGTCTACAACGCCATGGTCGACCGCTCGCCCCTGCTGGTGGCGAGACCGCAGAGCGCCGCCGACGTCGCCCTCGCCGTCGGCGTCGCCCGGCGCGACGGCCTGCTCCTCGCCGTCCGCGGGGGCGGGCACAACGGCGGCGGGCTCGGGACCTGCGACGACGGGATCGTCCTCGACCTCGGGGACCTCAGCGGTCTCCGGGTGGACGCGGACGCGCGGACCGCCACCGTCGGCGGCGGCTGCACCTGGGGGCAGGTCGACGCGGCCACCGGGGCGCACGGGCTCGCCGTGCCGAGCGGCATCATCTCCACCACCGGCGTCGGCGGCCTGACCCTGGGCGGCGGCCTCGGCCACCTGACCCGCGCCTTCGGGCTGACCATCGACAGCCTGCTGGGTGCCGACGTCGTGCTGGCCGACGGCCGGGAGGTCCGCGCCAGCGCTGACTCCGAGCCCGACCTGTTCTGGGCGTTGCGCGGGGGCGGCGGCAACTTCGGCGTCGTCACCTCCTTCACCTTCGCGCTGCACGACGTGTCCCGCTTCGTCGGCGGGCCCACCTTCTGGTCGGTCGAGCAGAGCGAGGAGGTGCTCCGGGCGTACCGGGAGTTCCTCCCGTCGGCCCCGCGGGCGCTCAACGGCTTCTTCGCCTACACCCAGGTGCCGCCGGCCTCGCCGTTCCCCGAGGAGCTGCACCTGCGCCCGGTCTGCGGGGTGGTCTGGGCCCACGTCGGCACGGAGGAGGAGGCCCGCGCCGCCATGGCGCCCTTCCTCGACAGCCTGCCGGAGCCGCTGCTGCACGGCGTCGCCCCGGTGCCCCACGCCGGCCTCCAGGCGGCGTTCGACGGCATCTACCCCCGCGGCCAGCAGTGGTACTGGCGAGCCGACTTCGTCCGCGAGATCCCGGACGAGGCCGTCGCGCTCCACCACGCGTTCGGCAGCCGGCTGCCCACGGCGCAGTCGACGATGCACCTCTACCCGGTGGACGGGGCTGCCCACGACGTCGACCCGGCGGACACCGCCTGGGCCTACCGGGACGCGACCTGGGGGTCGGTGTTCGCGGGCGTCGGCCCGGTCCCCGCCGACGCGCCGGCGGTGCGCCGCTGGTCGGTCGACTACTTCGAGGCGCTGCACCCCTACTCCGCGGGCGGCGCCTACGTGAACATGATGATGGACGAGGGGGCGGAGCGGGTCCGGGCCAGCTACGGCGGCAACTACGCCCGGCTGGCCGCCGTCAAGGCCCACTACGACCCCGACAACGTGTTCCGGGTCAACCAGAACATCCCGCCCGCGGCCTGA